A region from the Bacillus sp. E(2018) genome encodes:
- a CDS encoding protein arginine kinase, with product MSLERFISDAISPWMKREGPESDIVLSSRVRLARNIHQYVFPIAADKESAHEVISAISTCMNSENEEEAEKLEMLMMEELKPVQKRVLVEKHLISPNLAEQAKYGAVLMNADESVSIMVNEEDHIRIQCLAPGFQLEEVLHRANEIDDFIEKNVDYAFNERRGYLTSCPTNVGTGLRASVMMHLPALVLSKKMSRIIPAINQLGLAVRGIYGEGTEAQGNIFQISNQMTLGKSEEDIMEDLAGVVMQVIQQERAARQQLQDGLKLQLEDKLFRSLGTLENCRIIQSKEAAKCLSDVRLGIDLEILPGISKTILNELMILTQPGFLQQYAGEVLTPEERDIRRATLIRERIKLENR from the coding sequence GACTCGCAAGGAATATTCATCAATATGTATTTCCCATCGCAGCAGATAAAGAATCTGCTCATGAAGTCATTTCAGCGATCTCGACTTGTATGAACTCAGAAAATGAAGAAGAAGCAGAAAAGCTTGAAATGCTGATGATGGAGGAGTTAAAACCTGTTCAAAAACGGGTACTTGTTGAGAAACATCTGATCAGTCCCAATTTAGCAGAGCAAGCGAAATATGGTGCCGTTCTCATGAATGCAGATGAATCGGTCAGCATCATGGTGAACGAAGAAGATCATATACGCATCCAGTGTTTAGCACCAGGGTTTCAATTAGAAGAAGTGCTTCATCGGGCGAATGAGATCGATGATTTTATCGAAAAAAACGTTGATTATGCGTTTAATGAAAGACGAGGATATTTAACAAGCTGTCCGACGAATGTAGGAACTGGACTTCGTGCCTCTGTCATGATGCATCTTCCAGCGCTCGTACTCTCGAAAAAGATGAGCCGCATCATCCCGGCGATCAATCAGCTAGGTTTAGCGGTAAGAGGGATCTATGGAGAAGGTACAGAGGCGCAAGGAAACATTTTTCAAATTTCAAATCAGATGACACTAGGCAAGTCGGAAGAGGATATAATGGAAGATCTCGCAGGTGTTGTCATGCAGGTCATCCAACAAGAACGAGCAGCTCGTCAACAGCTGCAGGATGGATTGAAATTACAGCTTGAAGACAAGTTATTCCGTTCATTGGGAACGTTAGAGAATTGCCGGATCATCCAATCAAAAGAAGCTGCCAAGTGCTTATCAGACGTGCGGCTAGGCATTGATTTAGAGATTTTACCTGGGATTTCAAAAACGATACTCAATGAGCTTATGATACTTACACAACCAGGTTTTCTTCAACAATATGCAGGTGAAGTTCTAACTCCTGAAGAACGTGACATAAGAAGAGCCACATTAATCAGAGAAAGAATAAAATTGGAAAACCGATAA
- the ispF gene encoding 2-C-methyl-D-erythritol 2,4-cyclodiphosphate synthase, protein MMRIGQGFDVHAFSEGRPLIIGGVTIPYEKGLLGHSDADVLLHAITDALLGAAGEGDIGKHFPDTDPAYKGADSKRLLLDSWKLVEKKGYSLGNIDCTIIAQKPKMLPYIEEMRGVIAGIFGVDVDRINVKATTTEKLGFPGREEGIAAQAVVLIEKA, encoded by the coding sequence ATGATGCGCATCGGACAGGGTTTTGATGTACATGCCTTCAGTGAGGGTCGTCCGTTAATCATTGGCGGAGTAACGATTCCTTATGAGAAGGGACTTTTAGGGCATTCTGATGCTGACGTTCTTTTGCACGCCATTACTGATGCATTATTAGGCGCAGCGGGTGAAGGAGATATCGGCAAACACTTTCCAGATACAGATCCAGCATACAAAGGCGCAGATTCAAAGCGTTTATTGCTCGATTCTTGGAAATTGGTTGAGAAAAAAGGTTATTCTTTAGGTAATATAGATTGTACGATCATTGCTCAAAAACCAAAGATGCTTCCGTATATTGAAGAGATGCGTGGAGTGATCGCTGGTATTTTTGGGGTTGATGTAGATAGAATCAATGTGAAGGCAACGACGACTGAAAAGCTAGGGTTTCCTGGACGCGAAGAGGGAATCGCAGCTCAAGCGGTTGTTTTGATAGAGAAGGCATAG
- the clpC gene encoding ATP-dependent protease ATP-binding subunit ClpC, which yields MMFGRFTERAQKVLALAQEEAIRLGHNNVGTEHILLGLIREGEGIAAKALQVLGLGPEKIQKEVETLIGRGQEAVQTIHYTPRAKKVIELSMDEARKLGHSYVGTEHILLGLIREGEGVAARVLNNLGVSLNKARQQVLQLLGSNESSSSHRGSSASANTPTLDSLARDLTAIAREGTLDPVIGRAKEIQRVIEVLSRRTKNNPVLIGEPGVGKTAIAEGLAQQIINNEVPETLRDKRVMTLDMGTVVAGTKYRGEFEDRLKKVMDEIRQAGNIILFIDELHTLIGAGGAEGAIDASNILKPALARGELQCIGATTLDEYRKYIEKDAALERRFQPITVNEPTKDESIQILQGLRDRYEAHHRVTITDEAIEASVQLSDRYISDRFLPDKAIDLIDEAASKVRLRSYTAPPNLKELEQKLEEVRKEKDAAVQSQEFEKAASLRDSEQRLREELEKTKDVWKEKQGKENTEVTPEDIAQVVSSWTGVPVSKLAEEETERLLKMEEILHDRVIGQSEAVTAISKAIRRARAGLKDPKRPIGSFIFLGPTGVGKTELARAVAETLFGDEDAIIRIDMSEYMEKHTTSRLVGSPPGYVGHEEGGQLTEKVRRKPYSVILLDEIEKAHPEVFNILLQVLEDGRLTDSKGRTVDFRNTVVIMTSNVGASTLKRNRSLGFAVHNEGQKYNDMKSKVMDELKRAFRPEFLNRIDEIIVFHSLEKEHLLRIVSLMAASLKQRLSDQGIEIELTQAALEKITEEGYDPDYGARPLRRALQRKIEDRLSEELLRGNINKGQTVKIDVEENDFVVQTV from the coding sequence ATGATGTTTGGTCGTTTTACTGAGAGAGCACAAAAAGTTTTAGCTTTAGCACAAGAAGAAGCGATTCGTTTAGGTCATAATAACGTGGGAACTGAACATATCCTGCTTGGATTAATCCGTGAGGGAGAAGGAATTGCAGCAAAAGCCCTTCAAGTTCTTGGTCTAGGGCCAGAAAAGATTCAAAAAGAAGTGGAAACATTGATCGGTCGCGGTCAGGAAGCAGTTCAAACGATTCATTACACGCCTCGTGCGAAAAAAGTGATAGAACTTTCTATGGATGAAGCTCGTAAACTCGGACATTCATACGTGGGAACAGAGCATATTTTATTAGGATTGATCCGTGAAGGCGAAGGCGTTGCAGCTCGTGTTCTAAACAACCTAGGTGTTAGCCTTAACAAAGCACGTCAACAAGTGCTTCAGTTACTAGGAAGCAATGAATCTTCTTCTAGTCATAGAGGTTCATCTGCGAGTGCCAACACACCAACGTTAGACAGCTTAGCTCGTGATCTAACGGCCATTGCTCGTGAAGGTACACTAGACCCGGTAATCGGGCGTGCAAAAGAAATTCAGCGTGTTATCGAGGTTCTGAGCCGCCGTACGAAGAACAACCCTGTATTGATTGGTGAGCCAGGTGTTGGTAAAACGGCTATCGCTGAAGGTTTAGCACAGCAGATCATCAATAACGAAGTGCCAGAAACACTTCGTGATAAGCGTGTAATGACGCTTGATATGGGTACAGTTGTAGCTGGAACAAAGTACAGAGGTGAATTTGAAGACCGTCTGAAAAAAGTAATGGATGAGATCCGCCAAGCTGGGAACATCATTCTATTCATCGACGAACTTCATACACTGATCGGTGCAGGTGGAGCAGAAGGTGCGATCGATGCATCTAACATTCTGAAACCAGCTCTTGCACGTGGTGAACTTCAATGTATCGGTGCTACAACACTTGATGAGTATAGAAAGTATATCGAAAAAGATGCAGCGCTTGAGCGCCGATTCCAGCCGATTACGGTTAACGAGCCAACGAAGGATGAGAGTATTCAAATTCTTCAAGGACTTCGCGACCGTTATGAGGCTCACCACCGTGTGACGATTACGGATGAAGCGATCGAAGCATCTGTTCAGCTATCAGATCGTTACATCTCAGATCGTTTCTTACCAGATAAAGCGATTGATCTAATTGATGAAGCGGCGTCAAAAGTTCGTCTTCGTTCCTATACAGCACCACCGAACTTAAAAGAGCTTGAACAAAAGCTAGAGGAAGTTCGTAAAGAGAAGGATGCAGCTGTTCAAAGTCAAGAATTTGAAAAAGCAGCTTCACTTCGAGATTCTGAGCAACGCCTTCGTGAAGAGTTAGAGAAGACGAAGGATGTTTGGAAAGAGAAGCAAGGGAAAGAAAACACAGAAGTAACACCAGAAGATATCGCGCAAGTTGTATCGTCTTGGACGGGAGTTCCGGTTTCCAAGCTCGCTGAAGAGGAAACAGAACGTCTTCTGAAGATGGAAGAGATTCTGCATGATCGCGTTATCGGACAGTCTGAGGCTGTTACGGCAATCTCTAAAGCGATCCGAAGAGCACGTGCCGGACTTAAAGATCCGAAGCGTCCGATCGGCTCGTTCATCTTCTTAGGACCAACAGGTGTTGGTAAAACAGAGCTTGCAAGAGCTGTTGCCGAGACACTATTTGGTGATGAAGATGCGATTATCCGTATCGATATGTCTGAGTACATGGAGAAGCATACAACATCTCGTCTCGTTGGATCACCTCCAGGCTATGTTGGACACGAAGAAGGCGGACAGTTAACTGAAAAAGTTAGACGTAAGCCTTACTCTGTTATCTTGCTTGATGAGATCGAAAAAGCGCATCCTGAAGTATTCAATATCTTACTTCAAGTGCTAGAAGATGGTCGTCTAACCGATTCTAAAGGACGTACAGTCGATTTCCGAAACACAGTTGTGATCATGACTTCAAACGTAGGAGCGAGCACGCTTAAGCGTAACCGTTCTCTAGGATTTGCTGTTCATAACGAAGGTCAAAAGTATAACGATATGAAGTCTAAAGTAATGGATGAACTAAAACGTGCATTCCGTCCAGAGTTCTTGAACCGTATTGATGAGATCATCGTGTTCCATTCTTTAGAAAAAGAGCACTTGCTAAGAATCGTTAGCTTGATGGCCGCATCACTGAAACAACGTTTAAGTGATCAAGGAATTGAGATCGAGTTGACTCAAGCCGCTCTTGAAAAGATTACAGAAGAAGGATACGATCCAGATTACGGAGCTCGTCCATTGCGTCGTGCCTTACAGCGTAAGATTGAAGATCGATTATCTGAAGAGCTTCTAAGAGGAAATATCAACAAAGGGCAGACCGTTAAGATTGATGTTGAAGAGAACGATTTTGTCGTTCAAACGGTCTAA
- the radA gene encoding DNA repair protein RadA, whose translation MAKVKSIFLCQDCGYESPKWMGKCPGCHAWNTMVEETIRPEKNIRGLTSGGDKNVKQKPQSIADVKSEQEPRIPTNYQEFNRVLGGGIVPGSMVLVGGDPGIGKSTLLLQTSAQLAKKGERVLYISGEESVKQTKLRADRLDIDAKDLFVLAETDLELIEQAMSDVMPSVMIIDSIQTVYRAEVTSAPGSVSQVRECTSHLMRMAKTKGIAVFIVGHVTKEGNIAGPRLLEHMVDAVLYFEGERHHTFRILRAVKNRFGSTNEIGVFEMKEVGLEEVLNPSEIFLEERSKGAAGSTVVASLEGTRPMLVELQALISPTSFGNPRRMATGIDHNRVSLLMAVLEKRVGLLLQNQDAYLNVAGGVRLDEPAIDLAVAISIASSFRDSPTKPTDVMIGEIGLTGEVRRVSRIEQRVHEAAKLGFTRAIIPDKNIGGWTVPKGIQVVGVSTVYEALQAALGG comes from the coding sequence ATGGCTAAAGTAAAATCAATCTTTCTTTGCCAAGATTGCGGTTATGAATCTCCGAAATGGATGGGGAAATGTCCAGGGTGCCATGCGTGGAACACGATGGTGGAGGAAACGATTCGACCTGAAAAAAATATAAGAGGATTAACCTCTGGTGGAGATAAGAATGTAAAACAGAAACCTCAGTCGATCGCAGATGTAAAAAGCGAACAAGAGCCGCGCATACCGACAAACTACCAAGAGTTCAACCGTGTGCTAGGTGGAGGGATCGTTCCAGGCTCAATGGTTTTAGTTGGTGGAGATCCCGGAATTGGTAAGTCTACGCTGTTGCTGCAAACATCGGCACAGCTTGCAAAAAAAGGAGAACGTGTTCTATACATATCTGGTGAGGAATCTGTGAAACAGACAAAGCTCCGTGCCGATCGCTTAGATATCGACGCAAAGGACTTGTTTGTTTTAGCAGAAACAGATTTAGAACTGATCGAACAAGCGATGTCTGATGTGATGCCTTCTGTCATGATCATCGACTCGATTCAAACCGTCTATCGAGCTGAAGTCACTTCTGCACCAGGGAGTGTATCTCAAGTACGAGAGTGTACCTCGCATCTGATGCGGATGGCGAAAACAAAAGGTATCGCTGTATTTATCGTTGGACATGTTACAAAAGAAGGAAATATTGCCGGACCGCGTCTTTTAGAGCACATGGTAGATGCCGTATTGTACTTTGAAGGAGAACGTCATCATACTTTTCGAATCTTACGTGCCGTGAAGAACCGTTTTGGGTCTACCAATGAAATCGGTGTTTTTGAAATGAAAGAAGTAGGACTGGAAGAAGTATTAAATCCTTCTGAAATCTTTTTAGAAGAACGTTCGAAAGGGGCAGCGGGTTCGACAGTTGTTGCTTCTCTAGAAGGGACGCGACCGATGTTAGTAGAGCTTCAGGCTTTAATATCGCCAACAAGCTTTGGTAATCCTAGAAGGATGGCTACTGGTATCGATCACAACCGCGTTTCGCTGCTTATGGCCGTTTTAGAAAAGAGAGTCGGGTTGCTGCTTCAGAACCAAGATGCTTATCTAAACGTTGCTGGCGGTGTCCGACTGGATGAGCCGGCGATCGATCTTGCTGTTGCGATCAGCATTGCTTCAAGCTTTCGCGATTCACCAACCAAGCCAACAGATGTTATGATTGGAGAAATAGGATTAACGGGAGAGGTTAGAAGAGTTTCCCGTATCGAGCAGCGCGTACATGAAGCTGCGAAGTTAGGTTTTACGCGAGCTATTATACCTGATAAAAATATCGGTGGCTGGACGGTTCCAAAAGGAATTCAAGTCGTCGGAGTATCGACCGTTTATGAGGCATTACAAGCAGCGTTAGGAGGGTAA
- the gltX gene encoding glutamate--tRNA ligase yields MANEVRVRYAPSPTGHLHIGNARAALFNYLYARHTGGKFIIRIEDTDQKRNIQGGEESQLDHLKWLGMDWDESVDIGGDYGPYRQMERLDLYEKYTDELLSKGLAYTCYCTEEELEASREEQMAKGDTPVYDGRCLNLSVEEKAALEEEGRRPSIRFKVPQDRTITFDDMVKGEVSFESSGFGDFVIVKKDGIPTYNYAVVIDDHEMAISHVLRGDDHISNTPKQLLIYDALGFSHPKFGHTTLIVNENRKKLSKRDESIVQFIEQYKDLGYLPEALFNFIALLGWSPGGEEEIFSKEQFIEIFDPNRLSKAPAVFDTQKLEWLNNQYMKQQDVARIVELCMPHLVKAGRVSENPSPEEQEWITKLVALHQEKMSYGAEIVDLTELFFKEEIEYEGEALEVLQGEGVPSVMESFLTQIENSDSFEAEDIKAMMKAVQKETGQKGKNLFMPIRVATTGQQHGPDLPAAVSLLGKDVITKRINAVLTQIKK; encoded by the coding sequence ATGGCAAACGAAGTTCGAGTGCGTTATGCACCAAGTCCAACAGGACACTTACATATAGGGAATGCACGTGCAGCTCTATTCAATTATCTATATGCACGCCACACTGGCGGAAAATTTATTATTCGTATTGAAGATACAGATCAAAAGCGTAATATTCAAGGCGGAGAAGAGAGTCAGCTGGATCATCTGAAATGGCTAGGTATGGATTGGGATGAAAGTGTTGATATCGGAGGAGATTACGGTCCGTATCGTCAGATGGAACGTTTAGATCTATACGAGAAGTATACAGATGAACTACTTTCAAAAGGTCTTGCATACACTTGTTATTGTACGGAAGAAGAGCTTGAGGCTTCTCGCGAAGAGCAGATGGCAAAAGGGGATACTCCCGTTTATGATGGACGCTGTCTAAACTTATCAGTTGAAGAAAAAGCGGCTCTAGAAGAAGAAGGTCGCCGTCCGAGCATTCGTTTTAAGGTTCCACAAGACCGTACGATCACGTTTGATGACATGGTAAAAGGTGAAGTTTCATTTGAATCAAGCGGCTTTGGTGATTTTGTTATCGTAAAGAAAGATGGTATCCCAACTTACAACTATGCGGTAGTTATTGATGATCACGAAATGGCGATATCTCACGTCCTTCGTGGGGATGATCACATCTCAAACACACCAAAGCAGTTATTAATCTATGATGCGCTTGGTTTTTCTCATCCGAAGTTCGGTCACACAACATTGATCGTAAACGAAAATCGTAAAAAACTGAGCAAACGTGACGAATCGATCGTTCAGTTTATCGAGCAATACAAAGATTTAGGTTACTTGCCAGAAGCGCTGTTTAACTTTATAGCTCTACTAGGCTGGTCTCCAGGTGGAGAAGAAGAGATCTTCAGCAAAGAACAGTTCATTGAAATCTTTGATCCGAACCGTTTATCCAAAGCACCTGCAGTATTTGATACGCAAAAGTTAGAATGGCTGAACAACCAATATATGAAACAGCAAGACGTAGCTCGTATCGTTGAGTTGTGTATGCCTCACCTAGTAAAAGCGGGCAGAGTTTCTGAAAACCCTAGCCCTGAAGAACAAGAGTGGATCACAAAGCTTGTCGCTCTTCATCAGGAAAAAATGAGCTACGGTGCTGAGATCGTAGACTTAACAGAACTTTTCTTCAAAGAAGAGATCGAGTATGAAGGAGAAGCACTTGAAGTATTGCAGGGTGAAGGTGTTCCATCTGTTATGGAATCGTTCTTAACTCAGATCGAAAACAGTGATTCTTTTGAAGCGGAAGACATCAAAGCGATGATGAAAGCTGTTCAAAAAGAAACAGGTCAAAAAGGGAAGAACTTGTTCATGCCGATCCGTGTGGCGACGACAGGTCAACAACATGGTCCAGATCTGCCTGCTGCTGTTTCTCTTTTAGGTAAAGATGTGATTACAAAGCGCATAAATGCTGTACTGACTCAAATTAAAAAGTAA
- the ispD gene encoding 2-C-methyl-D-erythritol 4-phosphate cytidylyltransferase — MNYWTVIPAAGQGKRMKAGISKQWIELLGKPVLAHTLDVFENDPHCEGVILVGSEKELQQMQDFVESFQYKKVRNIVPGGKERQQSVYEGLKVVPTDADLVLIHDAARPFITHDSILQLINTARDTGSAVLAVPVKDTVKRVVDNQVEETIDRSSLWAVQTPQAFRLSIVMEAHRKADEEGYVGTDDASLVERIGQTVAIVMGDYHNIKLTTSDDLLFGQAILLERQGEKA, encoded by the coding sequence GTGAATTATTGGACAGTCATTCCTGCTGCTGGACAAGGTAAACGCATGAAAGCTGGCATCTCTAAACAGTGGATCGAGCTCTTAGGAAAACCAGTCCTCGCGCACACGCTCGATGTGTTCGAAAACGATCCACATTGCGAAGGTGTGATCTTGGTAGGCAGTGAAAAGGAATTGCAGCAGATGCAAGATTTTGTAGAGTCGTTCCAATATAAAAAAGTGCGCAATATCGTTCCAGGCGGAAAAGAACGTCAGCAAAGTGTTTATGAGGGTTTGAAGGTCGTACCTACAGATGCAGACCTCGTTCTCATTCATGATGCAGCACGGCCTTTCATCACACATGATTCTATTTTACAACTCATTAACACGGCACGAGATACAGGCTCTGCCGTGTTAGCTGTTCCTGTCAAGGATACGGTTAAGCGGGTAGTAGATAATCAAGTGGAAGAAACGATCGACCGTTCCAGCTTGTGGGCTGTTCAAACCCCGCAAGCTTTTCGTCTTTCTATCGTAATGGAAGCACACAGGAAGGCAGACGAAGAAGGCTATGTAGGAACGGACGACGCCAGCCTGGTGGAACGAATTGGACAAACAGTCGCTATTGTAATGGGAGACTATCATAATATAAAATTAACTACGTCTGATGACTTGTTATTTGGACAAGCCATTTTGTTAGAGAGACAGGGGGAAAAAGCATGA
- a CDS encoding PIN/TRAM domain-containing protein: MLKRIVQLFFIVIGGMLGYLYIPDLIRVLNFGDLPNQVTSPYVGAVIGALILFLSTFWLSDYVVGLIRWAEETVVKAPATDLLSGTMGLIIGLIVAFLIQSPLSSMDIVVVSSILPIAITFLLGYLGFQVGFKKRDELIQLFSLKSQGKERKKEAEIEKPIGKYKILDTSVIIDGRVADICQTGFLEGPLIIPRFVLEELQYIADSSDVLKRNRGRRGLDILNRIQKELSMKVEIYEGDFEEVTEVDSKLVKLAQLLSGVVVTNDFNLNKVCELQNVAVLNINDLANAVKPVVLPGEELVVQVIKDGKEQSQGVGYLDDGTMIVVEDGRDYVGKTIDVVVTSVLQTSAGRMIFAKKKLLEKAL; the protein is encoded by the coding sequence ATGCTAAAAAGAATTGTTCAGCTATTTTTCATTGTAATAGGTGGCATGCTCGGCTATCTATATATACCAGATCTCATTCGTGTACTTAACTTCGGTGATCTTCCGAATCAAGTAACATCCCCATATGTCGGGGCAGTAATTGGTGCACTTATACTTTTTTTATCTACATTTTGGCTGTCAGATTACGTAGTAGGTTTAATCCGCTGGGCTGAGGAAACGGTTGTAAAAGCTCCTGCAACTGACCTTTTATCTGGGACGATGGGACTGATCATTGGATTGATCGTCGCATTTTTAATCCAGTCACCGTTAAGTTCCATGGATATTGTTGTGGTCAGCTCCATACTGCCGATCGCTATTACATTCCTACTTGGTTATCTGGGCTTTCAGGTAGGGTTTAAAAAGAGAGATGAGTTGATTCAGCTGTTCTCTTTGAAAAGCCAAGGAAAAGAACGTAAAAAAGAAGCAGAGATCGAAAAGCCGATCGGTAAGTATAAAATTTTAGATACGAGCGTCATTATCGATGGCCGAGTGGCTGATATCTGCCAAACTGGCTTTTTAGAAGGTCCGCTCATTATTCCTCGTTTTGTATTAGAAGAATTACAATATATCGCGGATTCTTCAGATGTTCTAAAGCGTAACAGAGGTCGCCGAGGTCTTGATATTCTAAATCGTATTCAAAAAGAGCTTTCTATGAAAGTTGAAATCTATGAAGGTGACTTTGAAGAGGTAACAGAAGTAGATAGCAAGCTAGTAAAACTTGCTCAGCTGTTATCCGGTGTTGTCGTAACGAATGATTTTAACTTGAACAAAGTATGTGAACTGCAAAACGTTGCAGTATTGAATATTAATGACCTTGCCAATGCGGTCAAACCTGTTGTTCTTCCGGGTGAAGAGCTTGTTGTACAAGTGATCAAAGACGGAAAAGAACAGAGTCAAGGTGTAGGTTATCTGGACGATGGAACGATGATCGTCGTTGAAGATGGTCGTGATTATGTAGGTAAGACGATTGATGTTGTGGTCACTTCTGTACTCCAAACATCAGCGGGCAGAATGATTTTTGCTAAAAAGAAACTATTAGAAAAAGCATTGTAA
- the disA gene encoding DNA integrity scanning diadenylate cyclase DisA: MDHAIKEAIISQMLQLVAPGTPLREGIDNVLRANTGGLIVVGYNDKVKEIVDGGFSINCKYSPASLYELAKMDGAIILNEDAVKILYANTQLIPDTVIPSTETGIRHRTAERVARQTGNLVISISQRRNVITLYQGMIRYSLKEIGVILTKANQAIQTLEKYKVVFDQSVTNLGALEFEELVTFQEVTQVIHRIEMVLRIKNEIIKYVNELGVEGRLIRIQMEELVSNIEEEALLLIKDYMKDRESDPYAILRQLNKLSSEELFDESVIMKLLGFSAGMNMQDETIHPRGYRILGKIPRLPAVIIENLTDAFENLPQILRASIDELDEVEGIGEIRAKKVKEGLKRIQEQLFVDRHI, encoded by the coding sequence ATGGACCATGCGATAAAAGAAGCAATCATAAGCCAAATGCTACAGCTAGTTGCTCCCGGTACACCACTTCGGGAGGGAATTGACAACGTATTGAGAGCGAACACGGGTGGACTGATCGTTGTTGGATATAACGATAAAGTAAAAGAAATCGTTGATGGCGGTTTCTCTATTAACTGCAAATACTCACCAGCATCTCTATATGAACTTGCCAAGATGGATGGCGCGATCATTTTAAACGAAGATGCTGTAAAGATTCTGTATGCGAACACACAGCTGATTCCAGATACGGTTATTCCGTCTACAGAAACGGGAATCCGTCACAGAACCGCAGAACGTGTTGCACGTCAAACGGGCAACCTTGTGATTTCCATCTCTCAACGTCGTAACGTCATCACTCTATACCAAGGGATGATCCGTTATTCACTAAAAGAAATCGGTGTGATTTTAACGAAAGCTAATCAAGCGATTCAAACGCTTGAGAAATATAAAGTGGTTTTCGACCAAAGTGTTACGAATCTTGGCGCACTAGAATTTGAAGAATTAGTGACTTTCCAAGAAGTTACACAAGTTATTCACAGAATTGAGATGGTTTTACGCATAAAAAATGAGATTATTAAATATGTTAATGAACTTGGTGTTGAAGGAAGGCTGATTCGCATCCAGATGGAGGAGCTTGTTTCTAACATCGAGGAAGAAGCATTGCTTTTAATCAAGGACTATATGAAAGATCGTGAAAGTGATCCTTATGCGATTCTTCGCCAATTGAATAAACTATCATCTGAAGAATTGTTCGATGAATCCGTTATTATGAAACTTTTAGGCTTCTCAGCCGGTATGAATATGCAGGATGAGACGATTCATCCGCGCGGTTACCGTATTCTTGGTAAGATTCCAAGGCTTCCAGCGGTTATTATCGAGAACTTAACAGATGCTTTTGAAAACCTTCCGCAAATTTTGCGCGCGTCCATTGATGAATTGGACGAGGTAGAGGGTATCGGTGAGATTCGTGCCAAAAAAGTAAAAGAAGGTCTAAAACGCATTCAGGAACAGCTTTTTGTCGATCGTCATATCTAG